One Symphalangus syndactylus isolate Jambi chromosome 10, NHGRI_mSymSyn1-v2.1_pri, whole genome shotgun sequence genomic region harbors:
- the RPP38 gene encoding ribonuclease P protein subunit p38 encodes MAAAPQAPGRGSVRKTRPVVVKTSLNNPYIIRWSALESEDMHFILKTLEDRLKAIGLKKIEDKKKKNKTPFLKKESREKCGIAVDISENLKEKKTDAKQQVSGWTPAHVRKQLAIGVNEVTRALERSELLLVLVCKSVKPAMITSHLIQLSLSRTVPACQVPRLSERIAPVIGLKCVLALGFKKNTTDFVDEVRAIIPRVPSLSVPWLQDRIEDSGENLETEPLESQDRELLDTSFEDLSKPKRKLADGRQASVTLQPLKIKKLIPNPNKIRKPPKSKKATPK; translated from the coding sequence ATGGCTGCAGCTCCTCAAGCACCGGGGCGGGGATCTGTCCGTAAGACGAGACCTGTGGTTGTGAAGACATCGTTGAACAACCCATACATCATCCGCTGGAGTGCTCTGGAGAGTGAGGATATGCACTTCATCCTAAAAACGCTTGAGGACAGGCTTAAAGCTATCGGACTAAAGAAGATTgaagataagaagaaaaagaacaaaacaccttttctgaaaaaagaaagcagagagaaatgCGGCATTGCTGTTGATATTAGTGAGAATctgaaggagaagaaaacagaTGCTAAGCAGCAAGTGTCAGGGTGGACACCTGCACACGTCAGGAAGCAGCTTGCCATTGGCGTTAACGAAGTTACCAGAGCCCTGGAAAGGAGTGAACTGCTGTTGGTTCTGGTGTGTAAATCAGTCAAGCCTGCCATGATCACCTCACATTTGATTCAGTTAAGCCTAAGCAGAACTGTCCCTGCCTGTCAGGTCCCCCGGCTCAGTGAGAGAATCGCCCCCGTCATTGGCTTAAAATGTGTTCTAGCCTTGGGGTTCAAAAAGAACACCACTGACTTTGTGGACGAAGTAAGAGCCATCATCCCCAGAGTCCCCAGTTTAAGTGTACCATGGCTTCAAGACAGAATTGAAGATTCTGGGGAAAATTTAGAGACTGAACCTCTGGAAAGCCAAGACAGAGAGCTTTTGGACACTTCATTTGAAGATCTGTCAAAACCTAAGAGAAAGCTTGCCGATGGTCGGCAGGCTTCTGTAACATTACAACCccttaaaataaagaaactgattCCAAACCCTAATAAGATAAGGAAACCACCCAAAAGTAAAAAAGCTACTCCAAAGTAA